From one Methermicoccus shengliensis DSM 18856 genomic stretch:
- a CDS encoding mechanosensitive ion channel family protein gives MISLLEAYISDIANGTLVLRLIVAAIGLVVMYILGRLASKAIDRHYEALVDRLGERGVNITAVNLMRRIVVLSIYLMGLMFIISLFPSLNSISITLLAGAGFAGIVVGFAAQKVVGNLLSGVAISVFQPFRIGDYVTIQGEYGRVEDVNLQYTIIQTWENKRLVIPNAVISEQTIQNWTIGEPPVYWTVDVGISYDSDIDLARKIMLEETRRHPDVMGYEQLARYRRGLAHGDDEIRVRVIELADSAVVMRVGFWVRDRPTAFATGCDIREAIKKRFDAEGVEIPFPYRTIVYKMPRPEKLKEELGEGGAS, from the coding sequence ATGATATCACTGCTGGAAGCCTACATCTCCGATATCGCAAACGGCACCCTCGTTCTCAGGCTAATAGTGGCCGCCATTGGCCTCGTAGTGATGTACATACTCGGAAGGCTCGCATCCAAGGCAATCGACAGACACTATGAGGCGCTCGTGGATAGGCTGGGTGAGCGGGGCGTGAACATCACGGCGGTAAACCTGATGAGGCGCATAGTCGTCCTATCCATATACCTCATGGGCCTCATGTTCATCATCTCGCTCTTTCCCTCCCTGAATTCCATCTCAATAACGCTGCTCGCTGGTGCTGGATTTGCCGGCATCGTGGTGGGCTTTGCTGCCCAGAAGGTGGTGGGCAACCTACTCTCTGGCGTGGCAATAAGCGTCTTTCAGCCCTTTCGAATAGGAGACTACGTCACCATCCAGGGAGAGTATGGCAGGGTGGAGGATGTCAACCTCCAGTACACAATCATCCAGACATGGGAGAACAAACGGCTGGTCATCCCCAACGCCGTGATCAGCGAGCAGACGATACAGAACTGGACGATTGGGGAGCCTCCAGTGTACTGGACGGTGGACGTGGGGATAAGCTATGACTCTGACATAGACCTCGCGAGGAAAATCATGCTGGAAGAGACCCGCAGGCATCCAGACGTGATGGGATACGAGCAGCTCGCAAGGTATCGCAGGGGGCTGGCACACGGCGATGATGAAATACGGGTGAGAGTGATAGAGCTTGCAGATTCCGCTGTGGTCATGAGGGTGGGCTTTTGGGTTAGAGACCGCCCCACGGCATTTGCCACTGGATGCGACATACGGGAGGCCATAAAGAAGCGCTTCGATGCAGAGGGCGTGGAGATTCCGTTCCCATACAGAACAATCGTGTACAAGATGCCCCGGCCAGAAAAGCTCAAAGAGGAGCTGGGAGAGGGGGGTGCGTCGTAG
- a CDS encoding glycosyltransferase family 2 protein has translation MGAREPVRTSRVAIIILNWNGWQDTIECLESLYRIDYPCYDVVVVDNCSVDESVEMIREYCEGRIKVNSMFFEHSWENKPIHLIEYTREEAELGVAKSTGSIPPSRRLILIKNERNFGFAEGNNIAIRYCLKVLKPEYVVLLNNDTVVDVRFLSELVKVAEQDESIGVLGPKIYYYDFDGRRDVLWFAGGKIDVWREMLYRHVGIGEVDEGQYDEVRDVDWITGCAIMLSTALLATRQPTRQLNPEYFFGNEDVEYCVEARREGYRVVYVPSSKVWHKVGISRGKRKESFTSIRNIPDYFTLIRRNFPRWVYYYHLLLLGAVLPRWALLYLIRYRDMGMLMDFMRNMARLIRGR, from the coding sequence ATGGGTGCACGAGAGCCCGTTCGCACTTCCCGCGTGGCCATCATCATTCTGAACTGGAACGGCTGGCAGGACACCATCGAGTGCCTCGAGTCCCTCTATCGCATAGACTATCCCTGTTATGATGTGGTAGTGGTGGACAACTGTTCTGTTGATGAATCGGTTGAGATGATAAGGGAGTACTGTGAGGGCAGGATAAAGGTGAACTCGATGTTCTTTGAGCACTCTTGGGAGAACAAGCCCATACACCTCATAGAGTACACCAGAGAGGAGGCAGAGCTTGGAGTGGCAAAGAGCACAGGCTCCATTCCACCATCGAGACGTCTCATACTGATAAAGAACGAGAGGAACTTTGGCTTTGCCGAGGGCAACAACATCGCCATCCGCTATTGCTTAAAGGTGCTAAAGCCAGAATATGTGGTGCTGCTCAACAACGACACCGTCGTGGATGTGCGCTTTTTGAGCGAGCTCGTGAAGGTGGCAGAGCAGGACGAGAGCATCGGAGTGTTGGGGCCCAAGATATACTATTACGATTTTGATGGCAGGAGAGACGTGCTGTGGTTTGCGGGGGGGAAGATTGATGTGTGGAGGGAGATGCTCTATCGCCACGTGGGCATCGGAGAGGTGGATGAGGGGCAGTATGATGAAGTCCGGGATGTGGACTGGATCACGGGCTGTGCCATCATGCTCAGCACAGCGCTGCTTGCCACCCGCCAGCCCACCCGCCAGCTGAACCCAGAGTACTTTTTTGGCAACGAGGATGTGGAGTACTGTGTTGAGGCGAGGCGGGAGGGATACAGGGTGGTGTATGTGCCCTCCTCCAAGGTATGGCACAAGGTGGGCATATCGAGGGGCAAGCGAAAGGAGAGCTTCACATCCATCAGGAACATTCCAGATTACTTCACCCTAATAAGGAGGAACTTCCCCAGATGGGTGTACTACTATCACCTCTTGCTGCTCGGGGCTGTGCTTCCGAGGTGGGCTCTGCTATACCTCATAAGATACAGGGACATGGGCATGCTCATGGACTTTATGCGCAACATGGCAAGGCTCATCAGGGGAAGGTGA
- a CDS encoding 30S ribosomal protein S8e, translated as MKWQGKSKRKPTGGRLILSRGKRKYELGREPTHTHLAPERRKRIRGRGGNYKLRLLRGEFAVVSDENGRARKVRIENVLENPANEHYVRRNIITKGCIILTEIGKAKVVSRPGQDGIINAVLLNE; from the coding sequence ATGAAATGGCAAGGCAAGTCCAAGAGAAAGCCCACTGGCGGAAGGCTCATCCTCTCAAGGGGCAAGAGAAAATATGAGCTTGGAAGGGAGCCCACCCACACGCATCTTGCACCAGAGAGAAGAAAGCGCATAAGGGGAAGGGGAGGCAACTACAAGCTCAGGCTGCTTCGAGGAGAGTTCGCAGTGGTGAGTGATGAGAATGGCAGAGCCAGAAAGGTGAGGATAGAGAACGTGCTCGAAAATCCAGCAAATGAGCACTATGTTAGGAGGAATATCATTACCAAGGGATGCATAATACTCACCGAGATTGGAAAGGCAAAGGTGGTCAGCAGGCCAGGGCAGGATGGCATTATAAACGCCGTTCTGCTAAATGAGTAG